The Melospiza georgiana isolate bMelGeo1 chromosome 26, bMelGeo1.pri, whole genome shotgun sequence genome window below encodes:
- the PEX11G gene encoding peroxisomal membrane protein 11C isoform X2: protein MAAGALWGLVAALETHRGRDRAVRALSYGCQLAGAALPGPGGLPGGLLAASAQLSSCRTALRLFDDLAMLRHSCSYGLGPEGEDALVRGLSVLSNVANQLYYPCEHLAWAADVGIVRAASQRWWARSTALWGCALLLGILRSLRILFQLRRKLRQHKCPSPQRQQKLRAQVKAELLSILMDTADLCNAIHWLPPGFLWAGRFPPWLVGLLGTISSLIGIYQASRGANSEAA, encoded by the exons ATGGCGGCGGGCGCGCTTTGGGGGCTCGTGGCTGCGCTGGAGACGCACCGGGGCCGCGACCGGGCG GTCCGGGCTCTGTCCTACGGCTGCCAGCTGGcgggggcagcgctgcccggccccgggggGCTGCCCGGGGGGCTCCTGGCCGcctctgcccagctcagctcctgccgCACCGCCCTGCGCCTCTTCGACGACCTGGCCATGCTCCGGCACAGCTGCAGCTACGGGCTGGGCCCCGAG GGTGAGGACGCGCTGGTCCGAGGGCTCTCGGTGCTCTCCAACGTGGCCAACCAGCTGTACTACCCCTGCGAGCACCTGGCCTGGGCCGCCGACGTGGGCATCGTCAGAGCCGCCTCCCAGCGCTGGTGGGCACGGAGCACGgcgctgtggggctgtgccctgctgctgggcatcCTGCG ATCGCTGAGGATTTTGTTCCAGTTAAGAAGAAAGCTGAGGCAGCACAAGTG CCCTTCacctcagaggcagcagaagctGAGAGCCCAGGTGAAGGCTGAACTTCTGAGCATCCTCATGGACACAGCAGATCTCTGCAATGCCATCCACTGGCTGCCTCCAGGGTTCCTCTGGGCAGGAAGGTTCCCCCCATGGCTGGTTGGACTCCTGGGCACCATCTCCTCCCTGATTGGAATCTACCAGGCATCAAGAGGAGCAAATTCTGAAGCTGCTTAA
- the PEX11G gene encoding peroxisomal membrane protein 11C isoform X1, protein MAAGALWGLVAALETHRGRDRAVRALSYGCQLAGAALPGPGGLPGGLLAASAQLSSCRTALRLFDDLAMLRHSCSYGLGPEGEDALVRGLSVLSNVANQLYYPCEHLAWAADVGIVRAASQRWWARSTALWGCALLLGILRSLRILFQLRRKLRQHKCSPSPQRQQKLRAQVKAELLSILMDTADLCNAIHWLPPGFLWAGRFPPWLVGLLGTISSLIGIYQASRGANSEAA, encoded by the exons ATGGCGGCGGGCGCGCTTTGGGGGCTCGTGGCTGCGCTGGAGACGCACCGGGGCCGCGACCGGGCG GTCCGGGCTCTGTCCTACGGCTGCCAGCTGGcgggggcagcgctgcccggccccgggggGCTGCCCGGGGGGCTCCTGGCCGcctctgcccagctcagctcctgccgCACCGCCCTGCGCCTCTTCGACGACCTGGCCATGCTCCGGCACAGCTGCAGCTACGGGCTGGGCCCCGAG GGTGAGGACGCGCTGGTCCGAGGGCTCTCGGTGCTCTCCAACGTGGCCAACCAGCTGTACTACCCCTGCGAGCACCTGGCCTGGGCCGCCGACGTGGGCATCGTCAGAGCCGCCTCCCAGCGCTGGTGGGCACGGAGCACGgcgctgtggggctgtgccctgctgctgggcatcCTGCG ATCGCTGAGGATTTTGTTCCAGTTAAGAAGAAAGCTGAGGCAGCACAAGTG CAGCCCTTCacctcagaggcagcagaagctGAGAGCCCAGGTGAAGGCTGAACTTCTGAGCATCCTCATGGACACAGCAGATCTCTGCAATGCCATCCACTGGCTGCCTCCAGGGTTCCTCTGGGCAGGAAGGTTCCCCCCATGGCTGGTTGGACTCCTGGGCACCATCTCCTCCCTGATTGGAATCTACCAGGCATCAAGAGGAGCAAATTCTGAAGCTGCTTAA
- the LOC131093513 gene encoding ectoderm-neural cortex protein 1-like — MSVSSHENRKSRSSSGSMNIHLFHKPGHADSLLTQLNLLRQQNLFTDVVLRAGNQSFPCHRAVLAACSRYFNAMFSGGLKESRDAEVNFHDSLHPEVLELLLDYAYSARVLINEENAESLLEAGDMLQFQDIRDASADFLEKNLYPGNCLNMLLLSDAHCCERLLELSWRMALANFTSLCKTEDFLRLPKDKLLELVESEELEVEDETLVYEAVIGWIRYDLPRRHEVLPELLRSVRLALLPESYLRKQVACEKLVTSHKLGEEIVADAVRCKMKILQNDGLVTGCCARPRKVSQALLLLGGQTFVCDKIYMLDHKSSEIIPRADIPSPRKECSACAIGCKVYITGGKGSENGASRDVWVYDTLHDEWAKAAPMLVARFGHGSAELDHCLYVVGGHTATNGSFPASPSVSLKQVEHYDPQLDKWSLVAPLREGVSNAAVVGAKMKLFVFGGTSANQNKLPKVQCFDPRQNRWTVPASCPQPWRYTAAAVVGSHVIVIGGDTEFSASSAYRFHSDTFQWSKFGDVTAKCISCRAVTSGNRLYVVGGYCGAQRCKTLDCYDPSSDTWSSVTTVPYSLIPTAFVSTWKYLSA; from the coding sequence aTGTCCGTCAGCAGCCACGAGAACCGGAAATCCCGCTCGAGCTCGGGCTCCATGAACATCCACCTCTTCCACAAACCGGGCCACGCCGACAGCCTCCTCACCCAGCTGAACCTGCTCCGCCAGCAGAACCTCTTCACCGACGTGGTGCTGCGGGCAGGGAACCAGAGCTTCCCGTGCCACCGCGCCGTCCTGGCCGCCTGCAGCCGCTACTTCAACGCCATGTTCAGCGGGGGCCtgaaggagagcagggatgcCGAGGTCAACTTCCACGACTCGCTCCACCCcgaggtgctggagctgctgctggactACGCTTACTCAGCCCGGGTGCTGATCAACGAGGAGAACGCCGAGTCCCTGCTGGAGGCCGGGGACATGCTGCAGTTCCAGGATATCCGGGATGCTTCTGCTGACTTTCTGGAGAAGAATCTCTACCCTGGGAACTGCCTGaacatgctgctgctgtccgaTGCCCACTGCTGCGAGCggctgctggagctgtcctGGAGGATGGCCTTGGCCAACTTCACCTCGCTCTGCAAGACTGAGGATTTCCTCCGGCTGCCCAAAGAcaagctgctggagctggtggagaGCGAGGAGCTGGAGGTGGAGGACGAGACTCTGGTCTACGAGGCCGTTATAGGCTGGATCCGCTACGATTTGCCCCGGCGCCACGAAGTTCTGCCCGAGCTGCTGCGCTCCGTGcgcctggccctgctgcccgaGTCCTACCTGAGGAAGCAGGTGGCCTGCGAGAAGCTGGTGACCAGCCACAAGCTGGGGGAGGAGATCGTGGCCGACGCCGTGCGCTGCAAAATGAAGATCCTGCAGAACGACGGGCTGGTGACGGGCTGCTGCGCCCGGCCCCGCAAGGtcagccaggccctgctgctgctcggCGGCCAGACCTTCGTGTGCGACAAGATTTACATGCTGGACCATAAAAGCAGCGAGATCATCCCTCGTGCCGACATCCCCAGCCCCCGCAAGGAGTGCAGCGCCTGCGCCATCGGCTGCAAGGTTTACATCACCGGCGGCAAGGGCTCCGAGAACGGCGCTTCCAGGGACGTCTGGGTCTACGACACCCTCCACGACGAGTGGGCCAAAGCTGCTCCCATGCTGGTGGCGCGGTTTGGCCACGGTTCCGCCGAGCTGGACCACTGCCTGTACGTGGTGGGGGGACACACGGCCACGAACGGGTCCTTCCCGGCCTCGCCCTCCGTGTCCCTCAAGCAGGTGGAGCACTACGACCCTCAGCTGGACAAGTGGTCGCTGGTGGCTCCTCTCCGGGAGGGCGTCAGCAACGCCGCCGTGGTGGGAGCCAAGATGAAGCTGTTTGTTTTCGGGGGCACCAGCGCCAACCAGAACAAGCTGCCCAAGGTGCAGTGCTTCGACCCGCGCCAGAACCGCTGGACGGTGCCcgccagctgcccccagccctggcgcTACACGGCCGCCGCCGTGGTGGGCAGCCACGTCATCGTCATCGGCGGCGACACCGAGTTCTCGGCCAGCTCCGCTTACCGCTTCCACAGCGACACCTTCCAGTGGTCCAAGTTTGGGGACGTCACCGCCAAGTGCATCAGCTGCCGCGCCGTCACCTCGGGGAACAGGCTCTACGTGGTGGGCGGCTACTGCGGGGCGCAGCGCTGCAAAACCCTGGACTGCTACGACCCCTCGTCCGACACGTGGAGCAGCGTCACCACCGTGCCCTACTCGCTCATCCCCACCGCCTTCGTCAGCACCTGGAAGTACCTGTCAGCCTGA